The Artemia franciscana chromosome 11, ASM3288406v1, whole genome shotgun sequence genome has a segment encoding these proteins:
- the LOC136032930 gene encoding uncharacterized protein LOC136032930: MKTFLLAIFVAVARGQYGNYYEPVPSGILEVMDNQEPYEFSYDVPNGVKVQERRDDKKVTGEYTVPQPDGCIRIVSYTVDEEGYKPVITYTGNCNTKHYQAPAIPVDHIETAKVNLEKVAETAAKIATAYKTIAHTHKKISEDHEKTKAEMAAQKLKMEEEKKKYAVEAALTEAFDTLTNAYAAADVYTAPRNPEPYYAESQGLKMEEKKKFDVEAAVAEAFQTVTKAYTVDDVYNANIDPEPYNTQPEVRIEEEKKKYAVEAAVNDAFESITQAYAAADVYNAPRDIEPHSALY; encoded by the exons ATGAAGACTTTCTTACTC GCTATCTTTGTTGCCGTCGCACGAGGACAATATGGAAATTACTATGAGCCCGTTCCATCAGGTATACTGGAAGTCATGGATAACCAAGAACCATACGAGTTTAGCTACGATGTTCCCAACGGCGTAAAAGTACAAGAAAGAAGGGATGATAAGAAAGTTACAGGCGAATATACAGTACCCCAACCTGATGGATGTATTCGCATTGTATCATACACTGTTGACGAAGAAGGCTATAAACCAGTGATAACTTACACAGGAAACTGTAACACAAAACATTATCAAGCTCCAGCAATCCCAGTAGATCATATTGAAACTGCTAaggttaatttagaaaaagttGCAGAAACTGCGGCCAAAATTGCCACGGCATATAAAACCATTGCACATACCCATAAGAAGATCTCCGAAGATCACGAAAAAACGAAAGCTGAAATGGCGGCTCAAAAACTAAAGATggaagaggaaaagaaaaaatatgctgTGGAAGCTGCTCTGACTGAAGCCTTCGATACACTTACCAACGCATACGCTGCTGCTGATGTCTATACTGCACCAAGAAACCCAGAACCGTATTATGCAGAGTCCCAAGGATTAAAAATGGAGGAGAAAAAGAAGTTCGATGTAGAAGCAGCGGTGGCTgaagcttttcaaacagttacAAAAGCATACACAGTTGATGATGTCTATAATGCAAACATAGATCCTGAACCATACAACACCCAACCTGAAGTAAGGATTGAAGAGGAGAAAAAGAAGTATGCTGTGGAAGCAGCAGTGAATGATGCCTTTGAATCAATCACACAAGCATACGCTGCGGCTGATGTCTATAATGCACCAAGAGACATTGAACCACATTCAGCTTTATACTAA